One genomic segment of Coffea arabica cultivar ET-39 chromosome 6e, Coffea Arabica ET-39 HiFi, whole genome shotgun sequence includes these proteins:
- the LOC113694708 gene encoding uncharacterized protein isoform X2 encodes MGNSSSMLTQYDIEEVQQHCNHTFSQQEIVALYQRFCQLDRNGIGFISSDEFLSVPEFAVNPLSQRLLRMLEGLNFKEFVAFLSAFSSRASLQQKVEFIFKVYDTAGNGKVAFHDMLDILRDLTGQFISEQQREQVLTRVLEEAGYNKDSFLVQSDFMKILGNSGLRMEVEVPVD; translated from the exons ATGGGAAATTCCTCTTCTATGCTGACCCAGTACGACATTGAAGAAGTCCAACAGCACTGCAATCATACCT TTTCGCAGCAGGAGATAGTTGCACTTTACCAGAGATTCTGCCAGCTCGATCGAAATGGGATCGGATTCATCTCGTCTGATGAATTCTTGTCTGTGCCCGAATTTGCCGTTAATCCTCTTTCCCAG AGACTATTAAGGATGTTGGAGGGTTTGAACTTTAAGGAGTTCGTTGCCTTCTTGTCAGCATTCAGTTCCCGTGCAAGCTTGCAGCAGAAAGTGGAAT TCATTTTTAAGGTTTATGATACTGCTGGAAATGGCAAGGTCGCATTCCATGATATGTTGGACATTTTGCGAGACTTAACTGGACAATTTATATCAGAACAGCAAAGAGAG CAAGTTCTCACCCGAGTTCTAGAAGAAGCAGGCTACAATAAGGATTCTTTTCTGGTACAATCTGATTTTAT
- the LOC113694830 gene encoding uncharacterized protein, producing MSQQPSQAKSPADENHSEMYIRVKRSKTTYFLQCLPSEKVLQIKEKLQILIDQPVSDQRLILLPNKEVLDDSKSLADQKVENDAVVALTLRKDDNEFEDVNIARPTDYYRDGDGGSNW from the exons ATGTCCCAGCAGCCATCCCAGGCCAAGAGCCCAGCAGATGAAAATCACTCG GAGATGTACATTCGAGTTAAGCGCAGCAAGACCACTTACTTCTTGCAATGCCTTCCCAGTGAAAAAGTTTTACAGATCAAGGAGAAGTTGCAGATCCTAATTGATCAACCAGTTAGTGACCAGCGATTGATTCTGTTGCCAAATAAAGAAGTACTTGATGATTCAAAGTCATTAGCTGATCAGAAG GTTGAAAATGATGCAGTTGTGGCACTAACCTTGAGAAAAg ATGACAATGAATTTGAGGATGTGAATATCGCGAGGCCTACTGATTACTACCGTGATGGTGATGGTGGCTCAAATTGGTGA